The following nucleotide sequence is from Mucilaginibacter sp. cycad4.
CCTGCATTAAAAAAGTTTGTACTAAACTTAAGCAATAACGGCATCAATACCCTGGTAATGGAATGGGAGGGAAGTTACCCGTTTGTGAAAGAACCCCTTATTGCCAATAGGTATGCTTATTCAAGAGAGGAGGTCCGCGATTTTGTTAACTATTGCAATTCGCTTCATATCCAGGTGATCCCGCTGCAGCAAAGCTTCGGGCATGTAGAGTATATCCTTCGCAACTATAAATATGTCGCCCTGCGCGAAGATCAGAAAGATTTTAGCCAGGTTTGCCCAAGTGAGCCCGAATTAAATAAGAAGCTATTCACCACCCTTTACACTGATTTGGTTTCAACGCATAACTCGCCCTGCATCCATATCGGTGGCGACGAAACCTACTTACTGGGACACTGTGAAAAATGCAAAAAGCGAGCGGCCGAAATAGGCTTGTCGCGATTGTATTTTGACCATATTAAAATGCTGTGCGATATTGTAGTAAGTTTAGGCAAACGACCAATTGTATGGGCTGATATTGCCCTGAAATATCCGGATTACATTAGCCTGCTGCCCAAAGAAACTATTTTTGTTGACTGGAACTATGGCTGGGACGTGAACCATTTTGGCGACCATGCCAAACTGTTAAAATCAGGATATGAGATCTGGGGATCGCCGGCCATCAGGAGCTATCCGGATAACTATTTTCTTACCGACTGGCAAAAGCATTTCAATAACATCAGGGATTTTATTCCGCTATCGCGAAAGCTGGGTTATAAAGGCATCGTCATGACGTCATGGTCAACCTCGGGTGTTTATTCCTCCTTGTTTGAGTCGGAAGATGAACTGATCGACCTGTTTGCTATTCGCCATGTATACCCTTTAAACGGTTTCAATATCCTGGTGAGCTATTATTTAAGTACACTAAATAGCGACGAAAAGTTAACTAATGATCAGTTCATCATCAATTATTGTAATACCCGTTATGGCTTAAACTCGCAGCAGGCTATGCAGTTTAAGCATGCTTTATTTGCAACACCATATAATGTGGTTCATGGCAAGGTTATATCGCCAAAGGAAATTACGGTAAGCCAGTTGCTGGATAGCGCGACAAATGCCCTGAACGTGCTGAAATCATTGAAACCGATAAGAGAGGAGCAGGAAGTTAGGCATTATGTTTTAATGGCCGGGATCAGGGTGTATTACCTTAGGTACATGAAAATTGAAGCTGAAGTAAACTCACCCGGTTTTTCTGCTGATCAGGTTCCGGTGTGCTTAACAAAACTCGATAAATTATTAGCTGATGAACAAAAGCTGAACGTTGAGTTCACTGCGCTTAATAAGGATTTTCTTTATAAATCAGCGCTCGATGAGGAAAATCTATTGAGGAGCCAGAAAATCCACGTGCTGTACAATCGTTTGGCTAAAGTAAAATGAAGATTGAAGCATTCAGATTGCTTGTAATTTAAACTAACCATTATAAAACCGGTAGTTTTCTTTCGTGATGATATCAATAGGCATATAAGTTGATTTTTCAACCTCGCTTATTTTAAAAAGATGTTTGTAAAGTGCCATAACACCAAGGTAGCCCTGTTCTTTAGGGCGCTGGCAAATCAGGAAGGTAATTTGGCCGGTTATAAGGTAATCGATATTCTTTTTCAAAAAATCATAACCCACAAGCAAAATGTCTGTTCTTTTATGTTTTACTAAAATTTCGGCTATAACGTTCACCCTTGAGTTGGTTACAAAAATGGCTTTGATGGCAGCCTCAGCCGTTAAAGCAGTTAATAATGTTTTTTCTGCTGCGTCAAATTTGGTGTCATTGATATAGAGGGTTACAACCTTGTTGGCATTCCCGCTGCTCTCAAAAAAACTTTTAAATCCCTGTTCCTTCCGCAGGAGGTGATGGTTATTTTCGAGATCGGTTGATATGTTTACCGTTAAAATTTTATCCTGCTTTTGAATGGCAAGACTGATAAGCTGGGCGGCAAGTTTACCGCTTTGATAAAGCTCGGGACCAATGTAGGTAAGGCCAGGCTGACCGGGCAAATCCGAATTTATAAATACCAGCGGCAGTTCAAGCTCCAGGATCTTTTTGGCAAAGTCAATTGAATCTTCTACAAATGATGGAGCCATGAGTACAGCGTCTGGCTCGTTTTTCAGCAGTTCATCAGCCGCTGTATGGAAACTGCTTTTTAAGTTGAGATCATAAAAATAATATTTAATGGTTACACCAAATTGCCTGATCTCGTCTGCTGCTTGTTTTATGCCGTTTAAAGGGTAACTCCAATAATCTGTTTCACCAGAAACAGCAGGGATCAGGATAGCAAAATTCAGGATCTTACGGGAGGCTAAAAGGCTGGCCATTTTATTGGGCCGGAAGTTCATTTCCTCAATAATGGCATTGATTTTATTTTTGGTATCTTCAGATACCCCATTTCTGTTATGGATAACCCTGTCGACCGTCCCGATAGATACGTTTGCCCTTCGGGCAATTTCTTTAACACCTGTTAATTCGGTTCCTGTTTTTTTCATGAGCGTGTAATCCAAATGTACTATATTTTGATAATCATTTTTACAGGGGGAGTAATGCCTGAAGCCCGGTTCAATTGTGCCTGTTTATAATTACGGGCAATGTATTAAATGTCGGCAAAACGTTTTTTAAATTGTCAGTTACAGCGCTTAACTTTAAGGCCGGTCAATTCATCAATAACCTAACGTTTGTAAAATAAAACTTAATGAATTTAAAAAAGTATTTACCTGTTGTAATCGGGGGCTTATTGCTAAGCAGCAATGTTTTTTCCAAGGTGGTATTACCTGGGGTTTTTAGCGATAACATGGTTTTGCAGCAAAAAACTATGGCTGGCATATGGGGCACGGCTGATGCCGGTAAAACGGTAACCATTACCTCATCATGGAATAATAAAACTTATACCACCGTTGCCGATGCGGCAGGTAACTGGAAAGTCAAGGTCAAAACCCCATCGTATGGTGGGCCTTATAAAGTTACCGTAACCGATGGCAGCGCCCCCATAGTTTTAAATAATGTACTGATAGGCGAGGTATGGGTTTGTTCCGGCCAGTCGAATATGGAGATGCCCGTGGCCGGCTGGGGCCAGGTGAATAATTATAAAGAAGAAATTGCCAACGCCAATTACCCGGAGATCCGTCTGTTACAGGTATCGCAGGCAACAAACCTTAGCCCGCAAGCCGATATAAAAGTGGCTAATAACGGCTGGATGGTATGCTCGCCTCAAACTATCGGCGAATTTTCGTCGGTGGCTTATTTCTTTGCCAGGGAGATCAATAAACAGGTTAAAATTCCTATCGGCCTCATCAGTTCAAACTGGGGCGGCACTATGATCGAAGCCTGGAGCGATGAAAATACGCTAACTAATAATCCTGCTTTTAGCGCACAGATCAAACAACAGCAGGAATCCGCTAAAACAGAAACGCCATCAACCTTTGCGCAAAAATTGGATGCCTGGAACAAACTTGCTACCGCTGCCGATAGGGGCTATACCAATAATAACGCGTTCAACCCGGATACTGCCGGCTGGCGGAGCATGCTGCTGCCCCAGTTTTTTGAAAAAGGTGCTTTAGGTGATTTCGATGGCGTTGTTTGGTTTCGTAAAAAGATTACCATCCCTGCAGCATGGGCAGGGCAGGATGTAAAGATTAGCCTGGGTAAGATAGATGATAATGAAATAACATTTTTTAACGGTGAAAAGATAGGCGCAACGGATGGTTATACACAGTCGCGCAATTACACTATTCCTGCTGCAAAGATAAGGGCAGGGGAGTCGGTGATCACTGTGCGGGTTTTTGACAGCGGTGGTGGTGGCGGCCTGTATGGCGCCGATGAGATGCAATTAGTATCAGCATCAGGCGAAAAGATCTCCTTAGCCGGTAACTGGGATTATAAAGTAGGTTTTAATATAAAAAGCCTGCCGCCTATGCCTGTTGCCGATAACCCGAACCGTTTGGCTGTACTGTATAATGCCATGATCAATCCGCTTACTCCAATGGCCATCCGTGGTGTTATCTGGTACCAGGGCGAAGCCAATACAGGCAGGTCGGGCCAGTATAAAGAATTGTTTGAGGGCATGATAAACGGCTGGCGCACTACCTGGAACGAAGGTAGTTTTCCGTTTTACTTTGTACAATTAGCCAACTGGCAAAAGCGCGATGCCGAACCGGTCCCTTCGGGCTGGGCCGAGTTGAGAGAGGCCCAAACTCAAACGCTTGAATTGCCTAACACAGGGATGGCTGTGGCTATTGATCTTGGTGAAGCCGAAAATATCCACCCAAAAAATAAACAGGAAGTTGGCCGCAGACTGGCATTGGTAGCACTTGATAAAACCTACCATAAAAAACAGTCATATTCCGGACCTGTGTATAAGTCTCAAAAAATTGATGGCGATAAAATTGAGCTTAGCTTTAATTATACCGATGGCGGTTTAAAAGCGCAGGGCAGCGAAAATCTGCAGGGTTTTGCCGTTGCCGGCGAGGATATGAAGTTTCATTGGGCAAATGCCGTTATAAAAGACAGTAAGGTTATTGTGAGCAGTCCGGATGTTAAAAGCCCGGTTG
It contains:
- a CDS encoding beta-N-acetylhexosaminidase; this translates as MKRHLQRSLILILFITGLNFSVSAVDIKPVDSVRIKGFHLDMRIQVMKLPALKKFVLNLSNNGINTLVMEWEGSYPFVKEPLIANRYAYSREEVRDFVNYCNSLHIQVIPLQQSFGHVEYILRNYKYVALREDQKDFSQVCPSEPELNKKLFTTLYTDLVSTHNSPCIHIGGDETYLLGHCEKCKKRAAEIGLSRLYFDHIKMLCDIVVSLGKRPIVWADIALKYPDYISLLPKETIFVDWNYGWDVNHFGDHAKLLKSGYEIWGSPAIRSYPDNYFLTDWQKHFNNIRDFIPLSRKLGYKGIVMTSWSTSGVYSSLFESEDELIDLFAIRHVYPLNGFNILVSYYLSTLNSDEKLTNDQFIINYCNTRYGLNSQQAMQFKHALFATPYNVVHGKVISPKEITVSQLLDSATNALNVLKSLKPIREEQEVRHYVLMAGIRVYYLRYMKIEAEVNSPGFSADQVPVCLTKLDKLLADEQKLNVEFTALNKDFLYKSALDEENLLRSQKIHVLYNRLAKVK
- a CDS encoding LacI family DNA-binding transcriptional regulator — translated: MKKTGTELTGVKEIARRANVSIGTVDRVIHNRNGVSEDTKNKINAIIEEMNFRPNKMASLLASRKILNFAILIPAVSGETDYWSYPLNGIKQAADEIRQFGVTIKYYFYDLNLKSSFHTAADELLKNEPDAVLMAPSFVEDSIDFAKKILELELPLVFINSDLPGQPGLTYIGPELYQSGKLAAQLISLAIQKQDKILTVNISTDLENNHHLLRKEQGFKSFFESSGNANKVVTLYINDTKFDAAEKTLLTALTAEAAIKAIFVTNSRVNVIAEILVKHKRTDILLVGYDFLKKNIDYLITGQITFLICQRPKEQGYLGVMALYKHLFKISEVEKSTYMPIDIITKENYRFYNG
- a CDS encoding sialate O-acetylesterase, translating into MNLKKYLPVVIGGLLLSSNVFSKVVLPGVFSDNMVLQQKTMAGIWGTADAGKTVTITSSWNNKTYTTVADAAGNWKVKVKTPSYGGPYKVTVTDGSAPIVLNNVLIGEVWVCSGQSNMEMPVAGWGQVNNYKEEIANANYPEIRLLQVSQATNLSPQADIKVANNGWMVCSPQTIGEFSSVAYFFAREINKQVKIPIGLISSNWGGTMIEAWSDENTLTNNPAFSAQIKQQQESAKTETPSTFAQKLDAWNKLATAADRGYTNNNAFNPDTAGWRSMLLPQFFEKGALGDFDGVVWFRKKITIPAAWAGQDVKISLGKIDDNEITFFNGEKIGATDGYTQSRNYTIPAAKIRAGESVITVRVFDSGGGGGLYGADEMQLVSASGEKISLAGNWDYKVGFNIKSLPPMPVADNPNRLAVLYNAMINPLTPMAIRGVIWYQGEANTGRSGQYKELFEGMINGWRTTWNEGSFPFYFVQLANWQKRDAEPVPSGWAELREAQTQTLELPNTGMAVAIDLGEAENIHPKNKQEVGRRLALVALDKTYHKKQSYSGPVYKSQKIDGDKIELSFNYTDGGLKAQGSENLQGFAVAGEDMKFHWANAVIKDSKVIVSSPDVKSPVAVRYAWANNPVSTLYNGVGLPASPFRTDNWVGR